The stretch of DNA GCCCCTTGAGGCCAGCCGCATGCGTCTGGTTGGCCTCGACCGTGTAATTGTCGGTGCCGTCCGGGTTCTTGACGAGCGCGCCCTGGTACCGCTCGCCCCAATCGTCTTCGTACTGGCGCTGATCGTGATTGCCCGACTCGGCGATGCCCACCTTGAAGAAATCGTTATACGGCGCCACCAGCAGCGCGCCGGCGGTGATGAACCCGCCGCCCGAGTGGCCCCACATCGCCGCCTTGTCGATATCGATCCACGGATACCGCGTGGCCAGCTCCTTCATGCCGGCCACCTGATCGGGCAGCGTGTTGTGACGTCCCATCGCGCCGTAGTACGCATCGGTAAACGACTTCGATCGGTTCGGCGTGCCGGTGCCGTCGATGCTCACGACGACGAAGCCCAGTTCGGCGAGCGCCTGCCGATCGCCGCGCGCGGCCGAGAACGCGCGTGAGCCCACGCTTCCCGACTGCGGTCCGGGGTAGGCCTGATTGATGATCGGGTATTTCTTCGTCGGGTCGAAGTTCGTCGGCCGGAACAACACGCCGTAGATGTCGTGTTTGCCGTCGGCCGAACGCATTTTGATCTGCATCGGCGGCTTCCAGCCGGTGGCCAGCAGCTTCGAGATGTCGGCCTTCTCGAGCGGCATGATGAGCGCGCCCGTCGCCCCATCCCGCAGCGTCGTCTCGGGCGCCACGTCCGGCTGCGAGAACGTGTCAATCACGTACTTGCCGTCGGGCGAAATCTGCGTCGTGTGGGTGCCGTTGTCGGGTGTCAGCGATACATTGTTCCTGCCGTCGAGCCCCACCTTGTAGAGGTGCGTGTAGTACGGGTCCTGCCCCGGCTCCTTCCCCACCGCTTCGTACCACATCGTGCGCGTCGCTTCGTCGAGGCGCACAATATTCGTGATCGGGCCCACGCCGCTGGTGATGCGATTCTTCAGCTGGCCCGTGTTCAGGTCGTAAAGGTACATCTGCGCGGTGTCTTCGCGCTGGGAGTACCAGAGCACTTCACTCGACTTCCAGAGAATCCGCCACTGCACGCGTGTCTGCACGTGCGTCTTTTCCGTTTCGGTGAAAAGCGTCCGGACTTCCCCGGTCGTGACGTCCGCGAGCTTGGCCGTGGAGTTCTTGTGGAACCGATCCGTGGAGACAAGGCCGACCTTCGTACTGTCGGGGCTCCAGAGGTACTCGGACATGTCGAGGTCGTCCTCGTCCATGGCGCGATGGAAGTCCTGCGGCATCAGGAGGGGCGTGACCTTGCCCGTGTCCACATCGATGATGACGCGCGTG from Acidobacteriota bacterium encodes:
- a CDS encoding DPP IV N-terminal domain-containing protein, which produces MARSIARVVILFVVFTSAALAQNRRALTAADYDRATKMLAPALAGLVVGGTVNATWLPDGRFSYQRTTLTGTENVVVDPVRRTREVVATPPAGGQTPPAAAGRGGGGGGRGGRGGMQITNKTCGTNVTGLSGPPPASMSPDGTRAVFICDWNLWVRDVKTGQDRQLTTDGVKDFGYATSNAGWTTSAAPSLSWSPDGKKIATQHQDERNVGDMYLVQTPVNGGHPVLRAWKYPLAGDPVVAMITRVIIDVDTGKVTPLLMPQDFHRAMDEDDLDMSEYLWSPDSTKVGLVSTDRFHKNSTAKLADVTTGEVRTLFTETEKTHVQTRVQWRILWKSSEVLWYSQREDTAQMYLYDLNTGQLKNRITSGVGPITNIVRLDEATRTMWYEAVGKEPGQDPYYTHLYKVGLDGRNNVSLTPDNGTHTTQISPDGKYVIDTFSQPDVAPETTLRDGATGALIMPLEKADISKLLATGWKPPMQIKMRSADGKHDIYGVLFRPTNFDPTKKYPIINQAYPGPQSGSVGSRAFSAARGDRQALAELGFVVVSIDGTGTPNRSKSFTDAYYGAMGRHNTLPDQVAGMKELATRYPWIDIDKAAMWGHSGGGFITAGALLVAPYNDFFKVGIAESGNHDQRQYEDDWGERYQGALVKNPDGTDNYTVEANQTHAAGLKGRLFLIHGTMDNNVPPYNTYLVADALIRANKEFDLLMIPNAGHGFAAAGNYVMRRRWDYFVRHLLDAEPPRDYVVPAAAPGGGRGGGF